The window TTGATCGATTAAATGTAGAGGGATCAGTTTGTTTTACTAACTTACAGGAGTTACTAAAAGTGAAGCCGGAATCCGACTTAGCCGTGGTGCCTGTTACCAGAAAATCCGAGGTCATTAAACGCCTACAAGAATTAGTGCCACCGGGTTTGCCGGAACCGCACGATCCTGAACTTCTTGCCAAACTCAAGACTTTAACTGTAGAACTGATCGAGGCTTATAAGGCAGAAGGACAACTCGAAGACGATCCCTTTGCCGATGTCCGCGATCGCACCATTCACCTCTATACATCTGAAGTTAGCGAAAAACTGAAAGGAAAAATTGCGCTTGTAACCGGTGGAGAGGGATGCGTTGGCAGCGACTTAGTCAAAAAGCTGGTTGAACTCGGTGTCAAACATGTCATTTCTGTAGACAATGCCCGCTGCGGCTATTCATCAGAACCTAAACCCATCGCAGAGAAAAAGGAATCCGTCACCCACTATGCGGCTGATGTTCGCAACTATGATGCCCTCAACTCTATATTCGATGCAGAAAGACCAGAACTTGTCTTTCACTTAGCCGCCCAACGTCAACCCGGATTAGCGGAAAAAAAAGTCAGAGAAACAATCTCGACGAGCTTATTAGGAACAGAGAATATTATCAACCTCTGTGAAAAGTATGGCGTAGAGCAATGTGTATTCTCTTCCACAGGTAAAGCCTCTAGATACTTTACGGCTGAAGTGTACGCCGCTTCCAAGAAAATCGCGGAATGGCAATTTGCCCAAGCGGTGCAGCAGGGTAAAGTCACTTATTCAATGGTGCGCTTTACCCATACCCTAGATAACAGCTTAGTCTCTTTTCAAATTGACGAGAAAATTAAAGTTGGGCCGGTCATTAATGTCCATGCGCCTCATCGCTATCTAACCGCCCAGAATTTGAGCGAAGCGCGTCATTTACTGCTGAATGCCTTAATTTTCTCTAAGCCTGACCAACTGAAATTCTTCACCGTCACTAATTTAGGTTGGCCTACAGAAACCCTAGAGATGATTCTCTACAAAATTGTCCAGTCTGGCAAGGGATGGCCTATTTACTTCCAAGGATTACAACCGGGCTATGAAGAGCCATTTTTCCTGGGTCAATTTGACTACGGTAATCCCACAGACATCCATTTGTTGATTAACACTTTAGAAGACCCATACCGTAGCAAAGACCCTTCTGGAGATACCATTATTGCCGAACTGGCTCCCTTCTCCAATGAAATTCTAGACAAGCATCTGGCTGCCCTGAAAGCGCTAGTGAATGACCTAGATTTAACAGAAGAACAGCTAAAGCCATGTCTAGCAGAAGCAATTCGAGAAATTACCAGTTCTATTTGTGCCAAAGCCTCTCCCCAGGCACTTTTGAAAATTTTGAAGTGGGGGATCAACCCTAAACGGGTTAAAGCGGGAGAGATTGAGGTACCGAAACAGAAAGATATTTTAGCCTTACTTGCCAAAAACTTGTATGGAAGACTCTCCCTAGACGTTTTGAACACATCAATTGTCAAGGCTG of the Allocoleopsis franciscana PCC 7113 genome contains:
- a CDS encoding polysaccharide biosynthesis protein, coding for MKPESDLAVVPVTRKSEVIKRLQELVPPGLPEPHDPELLAKLKTLTVELIEAYKAEGQLEDDPFADVRDRTIHLYTSEVSEKLKGKIALVTGGEGCVGSDLVKKLVELGVKHVISVDNARCGYSSEPKPIAEKKESVTHYAADVRNYDALNSIFDAERPELVFHLAAQRQPGLAEKKVRETISTSLLGTENIINLCEKYGVEQCVFSSTGKASRYFTAEVYAASKKIAEWQFAQAVQQGKVTYSMVRFTHTLDNSLVSFQIDEKIKVGPVINVHAPHRYLTAQNLSEARHLLLNALIFSKPDQLKFFTVTNLGWPTETLEMILYKIVQSGKGWPIYFQGLQPGYEEPFFLGQFDYGNPTDIHLLINTLEDPYRSKDPSGDTIIAELAPFSNEILDKHLAALKALVNDLDLTEEQLKPCLAEAIREITSSICAKASPQALLKILKWGINPKRVKAGEIEVPKQKDILALLAKNLYGRLSLDVLNTSIVKADEFAELVEILATLPGLETEVAYMRAAAKEWKNVAQSQATENVKQKDLVTQ